A portion of the Halorubrum sp. BV1 genome contains these proteins:
- a CDS encoding AAA family ATPase has product MAEEPSQLSDFDGRYEDPADDPLFDFDEDDPDRANIFARKELLKVGHVPESGRIVGRDGEIKAVAAELRPIVRGDPPNNVIIYGKTGTGKSLVARHVTERAR; this is encoded by the coding sequence ATGGCTGAGGAACCGTCCCAACTCTCTGACTTCGACGGCCGCTACGAGGATCCCGCTGACGATCCCCTCTTCGACTTTGATGAAGACGACCCCGACCGAGCCAACATTTTCGCTCGCAAGGAGCTGCTGAAGGTTGGTCACGTCCCTGAAAGCGGACGTATCGTCGGCCGAGATGGCGAGATCAAGGCCGTGGCTGCTGAACTCAGGCCAATCGTTCGTGGCGATCCGCCCAACAACGTGATTATTTACGGCAAAACGGGAACCGGGAAGTCACTAGTTGCTCGCCACGTCACAGAACGAGCCCG
- a CDS encoding helix-turn-helix domain-containing protein — protein sequence MDATAAKIVLAIQRGDSINRIASKIDVSYSWVYDWVERLDDAEVIANTDNGIQVVDHEMRQQYAEMMAALHSRDTISQEDAYVIPHFAGMEFAYTEIDAAYVWTHGGFQIARSHDDYPVFIEVHDRDVERWIAFFQQFGVDTTINERPDANDVDGNVHYVLFPKTGEIDAEWVDGNPVIPLDDTVSQMMENRPAYEPALEIIANEYNRDIDASHHSAISANEQME from the coding sequence ATGGATGCCACCGCTGCGAAAATTGTGTTAGCCATCCAGCGTGGCGATTCTATCAACCGTATCGCGAGCAAGATCGACGTCTCATACTCGTGGGTGTACGACTGGGTTGAGCGGTTAGATGACGCAGAAGTTATCGCTAATACTGATAATGGAATCCAGGTCGTCGATCACGAGATGCGCCAGCAGTACGCCGAGATGATGGCTGCGTTGCACAGCCGCGACACCATCTCTCAGGAAGACGCGTACGTCATTCCACACTTCGCCGGAATGGAGTTCGCGTACACGGAAATTGACGCGGCATACGTCTGGACACACGGCGGCTTCCAGATCGCGCGGAGCCACGACGACTATCCGGTGTTCATCGAAGTGCACGACCGTGACGTCGAACGGTGGATTGCGTTCTTCCAGCAGTTTGGCGTCGACACGACGATCAACGAGCGCCCGGATGCCAACGACGTCGACGGAAACGTTCACTACGTGTTGTTCCCCAAGACCGGCGAGATCGACGCCGAGTGGGTCGACGGTAACCCCGTCATCCCGTTGGACGATACCGTCAGCCAGATGATGGAGAATCGGCCAGCATACGAGCCCGCCTTGGAGATCATCGCCAACGAGTACAACAGGGACATCGATGCATCACATCACAGTGCCATAAGTGCGAACGAACAGATGGAATGA
- a CDS encoding ribonuclease H-like domain-containing protein, translating to MTELTTIAFDIETTGFETDDELTVVGFDSTVSSRVFLNIDGTTPQAGFTDRLNDTLQTPIQLSLHDSEQELLNELATFVTSTLTQRDAKLVAYNGERWNGGFDLPFLRTRLCTHGLEWPFGTLPYVDVMDVFETRFNTSEDTLSGVYEELIGAGMNEVDPFTDSSEAVTAWEEGAYEPLIIHNVADIRRTRALMELAEQYCSKSDFSMKSLEPIV from the coding sequence ATGACTGAGTTGACGACAATCGCCTTCGACATCGAAACAACGGGGTTCGAGACCGATGACGAACTCACAGTAGTTGGGTTCGACTCGACGGTCTCGTCGCGAGTGTTTCTCAATATAGACGGAACGACACCACAAGCAGGCTTCACAGATCGGCTCAACGACACCCTCCAGACACCCATACAGCTCTCACTCCACGACAGCGAACAGGAACTCCTGAACGAACTGGCGACGTTCGTCACGTCGACACTCACCCAACGCGATGCAAAGCTCGTCGCGTACAACGGTGAACGGTGGAACGGGGGATTTGACTTGCCGTTTCTCCGGACTCGTCTCTGTACCCACGGGCTCGAGTGGCCCTTTGGAACGCTGCCATACGTCGACGTGATGGATGTCTTCGAGACACGCTTCAATACGAGTGAGGATACGCTGAGTGGCGTCTACGAGGAACTGATCGGCGCCGGAATGAACGAGGTCGATCCATTTACCGACAGTAGTGAGGCAGTCACTGCGTGGGAGGAGGGCGCCTACGAGCCACTCATCATCCACAACGTCGCCGATATCCGACGAACTCGAGCGTTGATGGAACTTGCAGAACAGTACTGCTCGAAGTCGGATTTCTCGATGAAATCGCTCGAACCAATCGTCTGA
- a CDS encoding transcription initiation factor IIB family protein encodes MERATREREKEQREQAQTNDEAQQCPECNSSNVITDQSERVCEDCGLVLEDDQIDHGPEWRAFNSSERDQKSRVGAPTTKTMHDKGLTTQIDWKDKDAYGRSLDAKKRNQMHRLRKWQERIRTKDAGERNLQFALSETDRMASALGVPRSVREVASVIYRRALNEDLIRGRSIEGVATACLYAACRQEGIPRTLEEVTEVARIDQKEIGRTYRYVAHELSLEIQPTDPKEYLPRFASDLNLSEETIAKAREIIDTSAEQGLLSGKSPSGFAAAAIYAASLLCNEKKTQREVADVANVTEVTIRNRYQEQIEAMGLGV; translated from the coding sequence ATGGAACGGGCGACTCGGGAACGTGAAAAGGAACAGCGTGAGCAAGCACAAACGAACGACGAGGCACAGCAGTGCCCGGAGTGCAACTCATCCAACGTGATCACCGATCAGAGCGAACGAGTCTGTGAGGATTGCGGGCTCGTTCTTGAGGACGACCAAATCGATCACGGCCCGGAGTGGCGGGCGTTCAACTCCTCAGAGCGCGACCAGAAATCACGCGTGGGCGCGCCGACGACGAAAACGATGCACGATAAGGGGTTGACGACCCAGATCGACTGGAAGGACAAGGACGCCTACGGTCGCTCACTTGACGCGAAGAAACGCAACCAGATGCACCGCCTCCGCAAATGGCAGGAGCGCATCCGGACGAAGGACGCGGGCGAACGCAACCTCCAGTTCGCGCTCTCGGAGACCGATCGGATGGCGTCCGCGCTTGGCGTCCCACGTAGTGTTCGCGAGGTTGCCTCGGTCATCTATCGGCGCGCGCTCAACGAGGACCTCATCCGTGGGCGCTCCATCGAGGGCGTCGCAACTGCCTGCCTCTACGCCGCCTGCCGCCAGGAGGGCATCCCGCGAACCCTCGAAGAAGTGACGGAAGTCGCCCGCATCGACCAGAAGGAAATCGGACGAACGTATCGCTACGTCGCCCACGAACTCTCCCTCGAAATTCAGCCAACCGACCCCAAGGAATACCTCCCCCGCTTCGCAAGCGACCTCAACCTTTCCGAGGAAACCATCGCGAAGGCCCGCGAAATCATCGACACCTCCGCCGAACAAGGATTACTCTCCGGGAAATCACCATCCGGATTTGCGGCCGCCGCCATCTACGCGGCAAGCCTCCTCTGCAACGAGAAGAAAACCCAGCGCGAAGTCGCCGACGTCGCGAACGTCACCGAAGTCACCATCCGCAACCGCTACCAGGAACAGATCGAAGCGATGGGCTTGGGAGTGTAA
- a CDS encoding type B DNA-directed DNA polymerase produces the protein MPFTIDFLDDGRVLEWETTADGAVATERDKYTPRFYVAARDPETDLDLTTLQSVYDQHPDVVATEMVTRRPGFRRDEESVLAVDVAHIDRVTPLARQARQLSDYPVGDLACFNVDFSREFRYCLETGADPTPASELSTLRLSVPVTETSNDVYEKLSVAGDTVTGSPTDILTAVQGALEAHDPDVLVCSTSEIVPTLYEMATAAGVDDFSLSRWPDVDYQQLASRSTYSSYGRVGHSPARYNIPGRAIIDESNTFFYGETNLDGVLDLVSRSKKPVQELAWASIGNVLTAIQICEAHDRGVLVPWNSWRHEFYKPMGTLHDADRGGFIFAPKVGLHENVHELDFSSLYPNIICTRNVSPDVIRCDCHSDRDDVPGLGYSICDDRGYLVDVLQPIIDARDEIKAAIRREKERDDPDEDRLAELEGRSGALKWILVACFGYQGFSNAKFGRIECHEAINAFAREILLTAKQRLETGGWRVVHGIVDSIWVTPDPDIDDKDREDLETLTTEITERVEIRLEHEAHYDWVAFVPQRESDAGALTKYFGKVAGDDDFKIRGIEARQRSTPPFIEDIQRDCLGRLDATRSPDAVLDCLQDAIKRLHAGTVPVEQLVERNRVSKPLEGYTQNTQNVAALKRAREQDLAVHPGQDIEYVVIDDEKSSRERVALAHEEIESYDASYYETQLVRAVESVLAPLGCDRTEIQREIAETRETDLAAFTEIERG, from the coding sequence ATGCCATTTACCATCGACTTTCTGGACGACGGCCGCGTCCTGGAGTGGGAGACAACAGCCGACGGCGCCGTCGCAACAGAACGAGACAAGTACACCCCGCGCTTCTACGTCGCCGCTCGCGACCCAGAGACCGACCTCGACCTCACGACACTCCAGTCGGTGTACGACCAGCACCCGGACGTCGTCGCGACCGAGATGGTTACGCGACGGCCGGGCTTTCGACGGGACGAGGAATCAGTCCTCGCCGTCGACGTCGCCCACATCGACCGCGTCACCCCACTCGCCCGGCAGGCACGCCAGCTGTCGGACTATCCAGTCGGGGATCTCGCCTGTTTCAACGTCGACTTCTCGCGAGAGTTCCGGTACTGTCTGGAGACCGGCGCCGATCCGACGCCGGCGAGCGAGCTGTCGACGCTCCGGCTCAGCGTCCCGGTGACCGAAACGAGCAACGATGTCTACGAGAAACTGTCCGTCGCCGGCGACACCGTCACCGGCTCGCCGACGGATATCCTGACCGCCGTCCAAGGGGCACTCGAAGCGCACGATCCGGATGTCCTGGTCTGCTCGACGAGCGAGATCGTCCCGACCCTGTACGAAATGGCGACGGCTGCCGGCGTCGACGACTTCTCGCTGAGTCGGTGGCCGGACGTCGACTACCAGCAGCTCGCGAGCCGGTCGACGTACTCGAGTTACGGCCGCGTCGGCCACTCGCCGGCGCGGTACAACATCCCCGGCCGGGCGATCATCGACGAGTCGAACACGTTCTTCTACGGGGAGACGAACCTCGACGGCGTCCTCGACCTCGTGTCGCGCTCGAAAAAGCCCGTCCAGGAACTTGCGTGGGCGTCGATCGGGAACGTCCTCACGGCGATTCAGATCTGCGAGGCCCACGACCGCGGTGTCCTCGTCCCGTGGAACTCCTGGCGCCACGAGTTCTACAAACCGATGGGGACGCTCCACGACGCCGACCGCGGCGGCTTCATCTTCGCACCCAAGGTCGGGCTTCACGAGAACGTCCACGAACTCGACTTCTCCTCGTTGTACCCGAACATCATCTGTACCCGGAACGTCTCGCCGGACGTCATCCGGTGTGACTGCCACAGCGATCGCGACGACGTCCCCGGCCTCGGATACTCGATCTGCGACGACCGGGGCTACCTCGTCGACGTGCTACAGCCGATCATCGACGCTCGCGACGAGATCAAGGCGGCCATCCGTCGCGAGAAGGAACGGGACGACCCCGACGAGGACCGACTGGCGGAACTCGAGGGACGGTCGGGAGCGCTGAAGTGGATCCTCGTCGCGTGCTTCGGCTATCAGGGGTTCAGCAACGCGAAGTTCGGCCGCATCGAGTGCCACGAGGCGATCAACGCGTTCGCTCGCGAGATTCTGCTGACGGCGAAACAGCGACTGGAAACTGGCGGCTGGCGGGTCGTCCACGGCATCGTCGACTCCATCTGGGTGACGCCGGACCCCGACATCGACGACAAGGACCGCGAGGACCTCGAGACGCTCACGACGGAGATCACGGAACGCGTCGAGATTCGGCTCGAACACGAGGCTCACTACGACTGGGTGGCATTCGTCCCGCAGCGCGAGAGCGACGCCGGCGCGTTGACGAAGTACTTCGGGAAGGTCGCCGGCGACGACGACTTCAAGATCAGAGGTATCGAAGCCCGGCAGCGCTCAACCCCGCCGTTCATCGAGGACATCCAGCGGGACTGTCTCGGCCGGCTCGACGCGACTCGATCTCCAGACGCCGTACTCGACTGTCTCCAGGATGCTATCAAGCGCCTCCACGCTGGAACGGTGCCGGTCGAGCAGCTCGTCGAACGGAATCGTGTCTCCAAGCCGCTGGAGGGATATACGCAGAACACACAGAACGTGGCGGCGCTGAAGCGGGCTCGAGAGCAGGACCTCGCCGTCCACCCGGGACAGGACATCGAGTACGTAGTCATCGACGACGAGAAGAGCTCGCGAGAGCGAGTCGCGTTAGCCCACGAAGAGATAGAGTCGTACGATGCGTCGTACTACGAGACGCAACTCGTCAGAGCTGTCGAGAGTGTGCTGGCACCGCTTGGCTGCGATCGGACGGAGATTCAACGCGAGATCGCGGAAACTCGGGAAACGGACTTGGCCGCCTTCACCGAGATTGAGAGAGGTTAA
- a CDS encoding winged helix-turn-helix domain-containing protein — MSEEMAPANRMIPDGGTEHRDVNDVVEEDWIEETTPFERVYEIIRTTYDPASAGEIADRARVSATTARKHLRTLESAGEVTTSQDGQTTCYRRSETAIVTEHAQSLLAELSPEEIASGVADMKAQIQEWREEYDVDSPEEFARERDVDDVDSDYGALLTEWQTTRRNLALAQATLAIGEASNTGHLTGTDPDDEGDSDTSIVV, encoded by the coding sequence ATGTCCGAGGAGATGGCCCCAGCCAATCGAATGATTCCGGATGGCGGGACCGAACACCGCGACGTAAACGATGTCGTCGAAGAAGACTGGATTGAGGAGACGACGCCGTTTGAACGAGTGTACGAAATCATCCGCACTACCTACGACCCTGCGTCCGCCGGAGAGATCGCCGACCGCGCCCGCGTCTCGGCAACCACGGCACGGAAGCACTTGCGAACGCTCGAAAGCGCTGGCGAAGTAACAACCTCCCAAGACGGGCAGACGACGTGCTATCGACGATCGGAAACAGCGATTGTCACCGAACATGCACAGTCGCTGCTCGCGGAACTGTCCCCCGAAGAGATCGCGTCCGGTGTTGCGGATATGAAGGCACAGATACAGGAATGGCGTGAGGAGTATGATGTCGATTCACCCGAAGAATTCGCCCGCGAACGAGACGTCGACGACGTCGATAGCGACTACGGTGCCCTCCTCACGGAATGGCAAACGACGCGACGCAACCTCGCACTCGCACAAGCAACACTCGCAATCGGTGAAGCAAGCAATACGGGCCACCTGACTGGCACAGATCCCGACGATGAGGGCGATAGCGATACCTCCATCGTCGTATGA